Genomic DNA from Mycobacterium stomatepiae:
GACCAGCCAATCGACCGTTCGCGGATCCGGCTCGTGCGCGAATGCCGAGGCGATCGTGCGATATCGGGCGCCCACGCGGTTGGCGTGCTCGTCGGCGACCATCCCTGCCAGTAGCGGCTCGGGCGGGCCGCCGAAGGGAAAGTCTTCGCTTCGGCTGGCGCGAACGCCGTTGGACCCCACCAGCACCAGCTCGGTGATCAGTTCGGGCGCGGTCGCCGCGGCACGAAATGCCACCTGCCCGCCGAACGAGTGGCCAACCAGCGTCGCGGTGCCGACGCCGAGTCGTTGCAGCGTGATGACGAGATCAGCTGCGAGCCGGTCGATGTCGTAACCTCCCAGTGGATTGTCGGACAGCCCGTGACCGCGTTGGTCCACGCATAGGACACGAAAGCCTCGTTCGGTGAGCACCCGCACCTGGCGATCCCACAGCTCGTGGTCGAGGCCGAAGCCCGAAATCAGCACCACGGCAGGCCCATCGCCCAGATCCTGAACGTGAACCCGTACCCCGTTGTCGGCGTCGACAAATGCCACTTTAGGTATCACCTCCGATCATGTAGATTTACGGCCATATTTATGAGCTTATCGATCTTAATAATACGGGGGAAGGCCTGATGAGCACCAGCCTCGAAACGTTGTCCGTTGCCTCCGGGAGTGACGGCGTCTGCGAGATATCGCTGGCTCGCCCAAAGCTGTTGAATCGGTTCGACAATCAGGCCCAGTTCGAATTGGCCGGAGTGCTCGAAGATCTCGCGAAAGACGAAGGTGTCCGCGCTGTCGTGTTGGGCTCAACCGGAAAAGCATTCTCCGCCGGGGGAGACTTCGACTTGATGCAGGCGGCCCACGACGACGCCGATGCACGACGCGAAACCGTGGACGCCGGGCTGCGACTGGTGCGGTCCTTTATCGATCTGCCTCAGCCCATCATTGCGGCGGTGCAGGGGCCGGCGATCGGACTGGGCGCAACCGTGGCGCTGATGTGCGACGTCGTGGTGGCGGCGCGCAACGCCAAGCTGGCCGACACCCACGTGAAGGTCGGGCTTGTTGCCGGCGACGGAGGTTGTCTGGTGTGGCCGCAGGCGGCCGGGATGCTACGAGCCCGACGTCACCTACTTACCGGTGATGCACTCGACGCCGCCACCGCCTACCAGCTTGGTATGTGACCGACCTGGTCGATCAGCCCGACGAGGCGTTGCCGTGTGCCCGCGAAATCGCAAGGCGCATAGCTGATCTAGCACCGATGGCGGTTCAGGGCACCAAGCGCGCGCTGAATCATGTGACGTCGCTGCGGGGTGCGGAAGTGGTCGAGTTGGCGTTCGAGCTCGAAGAGCACACCCTGACGAGCGACGACCTGGTCGAAGGTATTGCCGCCTTCAAGGAAGGCCGCGCCGCCAACTTCGTCGGCCGCTGACTTCTTGACAATTCGACTCCTTGAATCTAATGCTGATTCAACGAGCGCTCTGCCCGCCACCACCGCAAAGGATGTCAGCCATGAAGCGTCGCACTTCGCTGGTAGCCGCAACTGCCGCCGTCTGGGGCGTCGCGGGGACGCTGGCACCGCCGGTACACGCCAAGCCTGCGCCCGAGGTGGAGTACGTGTACAACGTCTCGGTGCGCCGGCATTACAACTTTCCCAATAACGACGCGATCGGCTACGGCTACGGGATCTGCAACAAGGTCACCGCCGGCGAGGGCTACCCGCAACTGATGGGTGACGTGAATAACGACGTCACACCCAACGACGAGTTCGCGGCGAACTACCTCGTCTCGTATGCGGTCGACAACTTGTGTCCCGCACAGATCCCGCAGCTGCGGAACTCGGCGCAGGGCTATCGCCCGCCGCCCGGTCAAGAGTATTTCGGTAGTCCCGGCGCGGAATAGCGGCCGTCCGACGCCGTCGTGCCTAAGGCATGGTGGAGCCGCCGCTGACCGAGATGATCTGGCCGGTCACCTGTCGAGCCGCCGTCGGCGAACAGAACCACGCGGTGGCCCGGCCGACATCCTCGGCGGTGGTCAGACGGCCAGCGGGGTGCCCTTGACCATGTAGTCGATTTGGTCCTGGTTGAACAGTTCGTCTTCGCCGGCCCACAGACTCGATTCGCCGACCGCCTCGGGGCTCTCGGGAATCACCAGGCCGGGGCAGATGGCGTTGGACCGGATGCCATGCCGGCCGTGTTCGCGCGCCACGGTGCGCGCCAAGGCTAGTAGCGCGGCCTTGGACGTCCCGTACACGCCGGTACGGATCTGGCCGAACGCCGCGTCGCTGGAGATGAACGCGATCGCGCCGCCGCCGGCGTCTTTCATCGGGCCGATCGCGGCCTGGGTGGCGGCGACGGCGGTATAGAGGTTCACCTCGATGGTGCGCTGCCATTGATCGCGGTCGGTCTCGGTGGCGATGAATCCCTGTCCGCTCCACCCCGCGTTGTTCACCAGGACATCGATGCCACCCCAGTTGTCCAGAGCGGCGCCGATCGCGGTTTCGGCTCCGCCGGGGGCCGTCAGGTCGGCAATCGCGACTTCCACGGCGCCCGCGCCCTTGGCTTTGGCTTCGTCGCGAACCCGCTCCGCCTGTGACTTGTCGATGTCGCTGATGACGACGCGAGCACCTTCTTCGGCGAACACATGGACGATCCCGCGCCCGATGTTCGATGCGCCTCCGGTGACCACCACACGTGCGCCAGCTAGGCCAAGGTCCATGGTCTGCTCCCTGTCGTCGGCGGTTGTTGCGACTGCCATGTTAGTTTAACGTAGATTAGAAATCGTGATTATTTGGTTGGATGTGGAGGATTTAGTGCATGGTTGAGTCGCTGCTCGACCAGCGGGTCGCCGTCGTCACCGGCGCAGGTCAGGGAATCGGACGCGAGATCGCGCAATCACTTGCCGAACACGGCGCCCGGGTGGTGCTCGCCGACATCGACGCCGAACTCGTCGACAAGGCGGCCACCGAGATCGGCGGGATTGGCGTCACGTGCGACATCACCTCCGAGGAGCAAGTACACGACCTCGTCGGGGCCGCCGTCGGCAATTTCGGCCGTCTGGATGTGTTCGTCAACAATGCCGGCATCACCCGCGATGCTTCCTTGAAGAAGATGACGGTTTCGGATTTCGACGCCGTCATGGCTGTGCACCTGCGCGGCACCTGGTTGGGCGTGCGCGAGGCGTCAGCGGTTATGCGCGAACAGAAGTCGGGCAGCATCATCAACATGTCCTCCCTGTCGGGCAATCCGGGGCAGACGAACTACAGCGCGGCCAAGGCAGGCATCGTCGGACTGGCCAAGGCCGCGGCGAAGGAAGTTGCGCACCACAACGTGCGAGTCAACGCGATTCAGCCCGGCCTGATCCGCACCCCGATGACGGCGGCGATGCCACCCGCGGTCTTTGCCGAGCGCGAGGCCGCCATCCCGATGAAGCGGGCAGGTGAACCCGCGGAGGTCGCCGGCGCGGTGGTCTTTTTGGCATCGGATCTCTCCAGATATGTGACGGGCGCGGTCATCGAAGTCGGCGGGGGTCGAAATATATGACGCTGCTGTGGATGCCGCCGACGGCATTGGGGCAATCACGCTCAATCGGCCCGAGCAGATGAACGCGCTTACGGTCGCGCTGGGCGGCGAACTGGAACGGGCGATCCTCGAGCTGGGCGACGATCCCGGGGTGAACGTGGTCGTCATCCGGGGGCCGGGGGAAACTTCTGCGCGGGCGGCGATTTCAACGAAGTCGAGTCGCTGCGCGCGAGTGGCCCCCGGGCACTGCGCCCGCTGTTCGAGGCCTTCCGCCGCGCCTGCGAGGCCATCGCACGGGTGCAGGCCCCGGTGATCGCCGCGGTGGAGGGTGTCGCCATGGCCGGCGGGTTCGAGCTGATGCAGGCCAGTGACATCGTGCTGGTCAGCGACGACGCCAAGATCGCCGACAACCACGTCAAGTTCGGGATGATCCCGGGCGGCGGCAGCACCCAGCGGTTGAGCCGCTTGGTGGGGCGGCAGGAGGCGCTGGGCCTGCTGTTATCCGGCGACCGCATGTCCGGGGTGGACGCGGTACGTCGTGGGTTGGCGTATCGGAGCTTTCCGCAGGCCGAGTTCGCGCGCGGGGTGCACGGGTTCGCAGCGGACCTGGCCGGTCGGCGCCGTGAGGCCGTAGTCTCCATTAAGCGGCTCGTTTATACCGGCCTCGGGGCCCCGCTACCCAGCGGATTGGAGCACGAAATCGATTGCGTGGTCGACCACATCTGCGGTGGCGTCGGACAGAATGGCGCGACCGCCTTCCGGCAGCGAGGAACTAGCTAATGACTGTTGCAGAAACCAGCTTGCCCGTCGCGCTCGACGTGGCCGACGGTGTCGCGCGGCTGCGGTTGAACCGGCCCGAGGCATCCAACGGGATGAACGTCGAATTCCTCAAGGCGTTGCACGACGCGGCTTTGACATGGCACGCCGATCCCGCCGTACGCGTCGTTCTGCTGACCGGTGAAGGCCGAAACTTCTGCGCGGGCGGCGATATTCACACCTTCGAGTCGAAGGGGGCGGACCTTCCGGACTACCTGCGGGAGGCGACCGCATGGCTGCAGTTGGCCACCGCCGCGTTGATCCAGCTTCGCGCGCCGGTGGTTGCCGCGGTACAGGGCTTCGCCGCCGGCGGCGGCGGATTGGGATTGGTCTGTGCGTCCGACATTGTCATCGCCGCGCAGTCGGCGAAGTTCTTTTCGGGGGCGGTCCGCGTCGGCATGGCGCCCGACGGTGGCTCCTCGGTCACGCTGACCCAGCTGGTCGGTCTGCGTCAGGCGTTGCGAATTCTGCTGACCAATCCGACGCTGAGCGCCGCCGAAGCGTTGCAGATCGGACTGGTCACCGAGGTCGTCGACGATGCCGAACTCTTCAGCCGCGCAGAGCAAGTCGCGGCCGACTTGGCCGCGATGCCGGGTCGGGCGTTGTCGGCCACCAAACGGCTGGTCTGGAGCGGGGTCGGCGCGTCGGTCGAACAGCGACTGGCCGAGGAAGCGCGTACCGTCTGCGAGTTGTCCGGCACGGCGGATGCGCTCGAGGGCCTGCGTGCCGTCATCGAACGGCGTAAACCGAACTTCACGGGACAATGAGTAGCGATTCTGTCATCGTCGAGAATCGCGGCCCGGTACGGATCGTCACGCTGAACCGTCCCGAGAAGCGCAACGCGGTCGATATTGCGGTCCGGCTCGAGCTCGGCGGCGCGATCGAGGATGCCGGACAGGACGATTCGGTCCGGGCGATAGTGCTGACCGGCGCCGGCAGTGCGTTCTGCTCGGGCGGGGACATCACGTCGATGGAACGGATGCCGCCGGGGCGCGCAATGGAGCGGACACAATTGGCTCAGCGGGTGATTCGGGCCATTTGGAACGCGGGCAAACCCGTCGTCGCCGCTGTGGAGGGCAGCGCTTTCGGTGCGGGAGTTGCCCTGGCCGCCGCCTGCGATCGCGTCGTCGCGGCACGCGGCGCGCGCTTCGCCACCACGTTCACCAATGTCGGATTAGCCGGCGACATGGGCACATTCGCATCGCTGCCGTCGAGGGTCGGAGTCGCTCGCGCACGCCAGATGCTGATGATGCCGACGCCCATCGACGCGCCCACGGCGCTGGACTTGGGACTCGTCGATGCCCTCGTCGACCCCGGTACGGCACTGGCGGCGGCACTCGCCGATGCGGAACGGTTAGCTGCCGGGCCGACGCGCGCGTACGGGGTGATCAAGACGATGTTGGCCGCCGGATCCGCGCTCAGCCCCTTCGAACTCCTCGACCTCGAGGCCGAACACCAATCTCAGCTCTTCGACTCCGACGACTTCGCCGAGGGGATCGCGGCTTTCCGTGAAAAGCGACGTCCGCAGTTTGGATCGGCACCGCCGTGACCGCGAAGTTGTCTGCACGCCTTGAGTGGTCGTATCTGGAAGCCGATGCCAGCATCGCGCTCGAGGACTACACCGTGGGTGCCCTGCTGGCGGCGCGCGCCCGCACCCACGGTGCGGTCACTGCTCTGGTGGGCCGCGCGCATGGCGACGGCGCGGAGGTCCGATTAACCTACCGGGAGCTGTTCGACGAAGCCTGCCGCGTCGCTACCGCGCTGGCCCGCCTCACCACACCCGGCGACTACGTCGCACTGTGGGCGCCGAATATGGTCGAGTGGCCGATCATCCAGTACGGCGCGGCACTCGCCGGTGTCGTTCTGGTTGCGCTGAATCCCGCGTTGCGTGGCCCCGAGTTGGCCTACGCGCTGGGGCATTCCCGCGCCAAGGTTCTGATCCACGCCGACCGCAGTCGCAATTACGACACCGCCGCCGTGGTCAACGAGATCGACACGCGCTTCCTCGGCGCCCGCACCATCAGTCTGTCGGCACGCGGTGAATGGCGAAGCGACGAAATCGATGCCGCCGCGATAGACCGCGCGCCGGCCGACCCCGAGCTGCCGGTGATGTTGCAGTACACCTCGGGGACGACCGGCAGGCCCAAAGGGGTGCTGTTGCGCCATCGTTCGCTGGTCAATGTCGCCAAGCTGACCCTGGAGACCGCGAGCATTCCCGCGGGTGCGGTGACCGTGAATCCCCTGCCGATGTTCCACACGGCGGCTTGTGTGGTCGGCACATTGGGCCCGCTCTGGATCGGCGGTACCGAGGTGCTGGTTGACCGTTTTGGGCCGACCGTCCTGCTCGATACCATGCTCCGCGAACACGCGACGGTCCTATTCTTCGTGCCCACGATGTTGGCGGCTCTCGTTGCCGCGCAGCGCGACTCCGCGCAGCGGGCGCCACACCTTTCAACCTGTCTCGGCGGTGCCTCTACCGTTTCGGCCGGCCTCATCCAGGCCGCCGAACAGACCTTCGGGGCGACAGTGGTCAATGTGTTTGGGCAGACCGAGCTTTCGCCGGTGCTCACCGCGACCCGGCCCGACGACACTCGGGTCGACCAACTCCGGACCGTGGGCCGCCCGCTTCCTCAGGTCGATTGCAAAGTCGTCGACCCGGCCACCGGGGCGGTGGTGGCGGTGGGGCAACCGGGGGAGATCTGCGCGCGCGGATATCAGCAGATGATTGGTTACCTTCGCGACCCCGAGGCCACGGCGGCGGCAGTGGATGCCGACGGGTTCCTACATACCGGAGATCTCGGGGTGATGGACGAACGCGGGTACTTGACGCACACCGGCCGACTGAAGGACCTCATCATTCGCGGTGGGGAGAACATCGCGCCCGCCGAAATCGAGGCGTGTCTGGCCGATCATCACATGGTCGCCGAGGTCTGCGCGTTCGGTCTTCCCGACGACCGGCTTGGCGAGATCGTTGCCGTCATCGTCATCGCCCGCGGTTCGTTACCGGCGGATGCGGCCGACCAGTTCTGTACGCACGCAAGCCAACAACTGACACCGCACAAAATTCCGCAGCGTTGGTTCGTTACCGAAGAACTACCGAAAACACCGACCGGCAAGGTGCGCAAGTTCGCCCTGCCCGACCTCATCGCGCAAGGCGCGGTGCGCGAACTGTTCCGAAAGGAGCCCGAACAATGACCTCACTCATCGATTCGGCGGCCGGCACCGGCAGCCGCTACGACCAGTTGATCAAACGAGACAAGGTGCACGGGTCGCTCTACACCGATCCCGGCATCTTCGCCGAAGAGCTGCGCAGGATCTGGTACCGCACTTGGGTTTTCGTCGGGCACGAGAGCGAAGTGTCGCAACCCAACGACTACGTGCGCAAGCGGCTCGGCCTGCAGGACGTGATCATGACCCGCGACCGCGACGGTGAGCTGCATCTGCTCCTCAATCGGTGTGCGCATCGCGGCAACCAAGTCTGCGATGACGTCGGAGGCAATTCGTCGACGTTCCGCTGCTCGTATCACGGTTGGACCTTCCGCAACAACGGTGATCTCGTCGGATTCCCGTTCTTCAAGGGGTACGGCGAGCGCAAACTCGACCTGAATCTGGGTCGCGTTCCCCGGATGGAGACCTACCAGGGGTTTGTGTTCGGTAGCTTCGCGGCCGATGGCCCAGGGCTCGTCGAACACCTCGGCGCGGCCGCCGGCGAGATCGACCGGCTGGTGCGACTGTCGCCGGAAGGAGCGGTCGAGCTCACCGCGGGATGGCTTCAGCATCGGACGCGGGCGAACTGGAAGCTGCTGGCGGAGAACGAAACCGATGGATACCACCCCCAGTTCGTGCACGGCTCGATTTTCGGTGTCACCGGCAGCCCCATCGGTGCCCTGTACAGCGATGCGTCCACGGCGGTGACGCGCGACCTGGGACAGGGCCACAGCGAGAACGACCTGCGTCCAGAATTCCGGAAGTTCGCCGAGCCGATGCGCTGGTTCGGGACCACCGAGGCGCGGGTGCCGAACTATGTTGCGGCCATGCGTTCGCGGTACGGCGACGAAGCCGACAAGATCATGATCGAGGGCGGCCCGCACGTGATGGTCTTCCCGAATTTGTTCATCGCCGAGATCCAGGTCTTCAACATCCAGCCGGTCGCCGTCGGTGAGTGCACGCAGTACTCCACGGCCGTCCAGATGGTCGGCGCACCGGAGCTGAACCAGCGCATGGTCTCCCAGTGCATGGGCTCGGTCGGGCCCGCCGGCATGCTGCTGGCCGACGACACCGAAATGTATGAACGCAACCAGGCCGGGCTCGAGTGCCTGACACCGGAATGGCTCGACGTTCGCCGCGGGCTGAACCGGGAACAGGTCGACGAGAACGGTTTCACCATCGGCGGAGCTACCGACGAGACCGGTATGAGGGGCTTCTGGTCGCAGTACAAGACGCTGATGGAGACGGAATTGTGACCAGCACGTTGGATGACCGCGCAACTTTGGGCCCCGTGCCTGACGGTTTCGACCGTTGGGAAGTGGAGCAGTTCCTCTACCGCGAAGCGCGCTATGCCGACGAGTCCGACTATGACTCGTGGGAAGCGTTATGGACCGACGACGCGCTGTACTGGGTTCCGGTCGCCGCGACCAGCGACCCGACCCGCACGATGTCGGTGATCTACGACAACCGCAGCCGTATTGCCACCCGCCTCAAGCAGGTTCGCACCGGGAAGCGCTACGCTCAGGCGCCGCCGTCGAATCTGCGCCGGCTGATATCCAACATCGAATTCCTCGGCGGCCGAGCCAATTCCAACGGCGGCAAGGACTTAGAGCTGGCAGCGAATTTCATCGTGCTGGAGTCTCGGGCGCGGGGTAGCCATCTGTGGGGCGGACGGACCACCTACCGGCTGCGCCGCCAAGACGGTGAATTGCGGCTGGTGTACAAGAAGGTCGTCCTGGTGGACAACGGCGAGCCGATTCCGACGCTGGGCTTCCTCATCTGAGTCGTGATGATGATTGAATTCGGCGACGGCGACGCAGTGGAGGTACCGGGGGTGGGTCCGGTGATCAGCAGTGAATTCGCACAAATATCAGTGAGTTTCGATACGGCCGGCAATTCTCCGCGGCTGCGCCTGGAGGATCTTCGCACCGACCGTGTTCGTTACCTTGACGCATTGGAGTTGGAGACCATTATCTGGATGTCAGACGAGCAGCTGACCGCTTTGATCGATCCCTCCGCGGGACGCTGGCGGGGCGACACGTGAGGCGCGCCGCGATAGTACGCCCACTGCGCACTGCGGTCGGGACCTTCGGCGGGAGCCTGCGGCCGCTGCGGGCCGAAGACCTCTCCGCGCGCGCGATTGAGGCAGTCGTCCAGCGCAGCGGAGTGGATCCCGCCGTGATCGAAGACGTCGTATTCGCACAGTCTTACGCCAATTCCGAGGCACCGTGCATCGGACGTTGGGCCGCATTGCACGCCAATCTCCCGATCAGCGCACCCGGGTTGCAGATCGACCGTCGCTGCGGCGGCGGCCTGCAGGCCGTGGTGACCGCCGCGATGATGGTGCAGACCGGGGCCGCCGACGTCGTATTGGCCGGTGGCGTGGAATCGATGAGCAACATCGAGCACTACACGACGACCGCGCGGTGGGGTTCGCGTTCCGGCAACCAGGTGCTGTACGACCGACTCGACCGCGGCCGCGAATTGTCCCAGCCGATCTGGCGATTCGGCCCGATCAGCGGCATGATCGAGACCGCCGAGAATCTGGCCGCCGACTACGGCATCGACCGCGAAGCCGCCGATGGCTTCGCGGCACGCAGCCATCAGCGGGCCGCCGCGGCCCAGCAGGCCGGCCACTTCGACGACGAGATCGTCACCGTGCAGGTGCCCCAGCGCAAAGGCGAACCAATGGAATTCGCCGACGACGAGGGCATCCGTCCCGACACCACCGTCGAAACGCTGAGCCGACTGCGTCCGATGATGAAAGACGGCACCGTGACGGCCGGCAACTCCAGTCAGCAGAACGACGCCGCGGCGGCGTGCCTGGTGGTCGCGGAGGACCGGCTCGATGACCTCGGTCTGGAGCCGCTGGGTTTCCTCGAGGGCTGGGCGGCGGTCGGTTGCGAGCCGTCGCGGATGGGCATCGGACCCGTCGGGGCGGTTGAAAAGCTATTCCGCCGAACGGGGTTAGGATTCGACGACCTGGACCTGATCGAGGTCAACGAGGCGTTCGCGGTGCAGGTGCTCGCCGTGCTGGCCGGTTGGGGTGTCAAGCTCAACGACGTCGACGACCGGCTCAATGTCAACGGTTCGGGCATCTCGCTGGGGCATCCTATCGCGGCGACCGGCGTGCGGATCCTGACCACGATGCTGCATGAGTTGCGCCGGCGGGGTGGAGGACTGGCACTCGAGACCATGTGCATCGGCGGGGGACAGGGTTTGGCCGCGATCTTCCGCGGGGCCAATTGATGAAGGCTCTGGTCGGCTACGCCAGTTACCTGCCCGGCTATCGGCTGGCCGGCGCCGACATCGGTGTCCGCCGGAGTGATCGCGTCGTCGCGGCGTTTGATGAGGACAGCACCACCATGGCGGTGGCGGCCGCAGCCGCCATACCCCCGTCGGACTCGGCCAACGCGCTGTATTTCGCCACGAGCACACCGGCTTACGCGGACAAGACCAACGCCACGGCGATCCATGCCGCGCTGGGCCTGCCTTTCGACGCGTTGGCCGTCGACTTCTGTGGATCTGGCCGCAGCGGTTTCGCCGCCATCCTCGCCGCGGCGAACTCCGGCGGGATCGCGGCCAGCGCCGACGTGCGGGTAGGCCGGCCGGGATCGGCCGACGAGAAACTCGGTGGCGACGGCGCGGCCGCGCTGCTCTTCGGCGATGACCAGCCCGCGATCGCCGAGGTGCTCGCGGTTACGTCGCTGACGGCGGAGTTCCTCGACCGCTGGCGCGCAACGACTTCGGTGACCGGCGAGCAATGGGAGGAGCGGTTCGGCGCCGAACGCTATGCCGAGCTGATCCGCACCGCGGCCGAGCGGGTGCTGGACGCCGCGGGGTTGACCGGGGTCGACCATGTCGTGCTCACCTGTCCCAACAGCGGGATCGTCAAACGCGCGGCGACGCTGGTGAAGGGGGATAAGTCGGTCGTCACGTCGCCGATCGGCTTCTCGGGTGCCTGCGACGCCGCCCTGGCGCTGTGCGGTGTCCTCGACACCGCGGAAGCCGGGGAGACCGTGCTGATGCTGTCGGCGGTCGACGGGTGCGATGCACTGTTGCTGCGGACCACCAGCGCGCTGCCCCAAGCGCGGCAACCGCGTCCGGTCGCCGCGCAGCGCGAGGGTGGTGTGACGGTCAGGTATCTGACCTACCTGTCGTGGCGCGGACTGGTCGAATTGGAGCCACCGCGCCGTCCTGAGCCCGACCGGCCGTCCGGGCCTGCTTCCGGGCGTTCGGCGCCGTGGAAGTTCGGTCTTCGCGGTTCGCATTGTGCGGAATGCGGTTTCATCCATCTGCCGCCGGCGCGGGTCTGCAAGCGCTGCGGTGCGCCCGATCGGATGACCGCCGTGCCGGTGGCCGGCCTGCGCGGCTCCGTCGCCACCTACACCGTTGACCACTTGGCGCACTCCCCGTCGCCGCCCGTCGTTTCGGCCGTCGTCGATGTGGCCGGCGGTGGGCGATTCACCTGCGAGGTCGCCGACGCCGAACCCGAACTCTTGGAGGTGGGTGCCCCCGTCGAGTTCACCTTCCGGCGGTTGTTCACCGCGGGTGACGTCCACAACTATTTCTGGAAGGCCCGAGTGGACGGGAGAAGCCATGGCTAGCAAGGGAATAGCCGGCAAGGTCGCGGTGGTGGCAATGGGTTGCTCGCGGTTCGGTGAGCGCTGGGATAGCTCCGCCGATGACTTGCTGGTCGAGGCGATCGCCGACTGCATGGCGACGGCGCCCAATCTGGGCAGGGAAGACATCGACGCCTACTGGCTCGGCACCCTGAGCTCGGGCATGTCGGGTCTGACGTTGAGCCGACCATTGGGCGTCGGGGACAAGCCCGTGACCCGGGTCGAAAACATGTGTGCCAGTGGATCGGAAGCATTCCGCAACGCGTGCTATGCGGTCGCCGCCGGTGCCTACGACGTGGCGATGGCGGTCGGGGTGGAGAAGCTGAAGGACTCCGGCTTCTCGGGGCTGCTGCGCCAGGATCCACCCGGCGACGGCACGGCACCCGAACTCTCGATGACCGCGCCCGCGGCATTCTCCTTGCTCGACCCCGCCTACTGCGCGAAATACGGTGTACCCGCCGACGAGATGCGCGACGCGATGACGCACGTCGCGTGGAAAAACCACGTCAACGGAGCTCGTAATCCCAAGGCGCAGTTCCGGTCTCCGGTGGCCAAGAACAAGATCGACAGCGCGCCGAAGGTGGCCGGGCGCCTCGGTGTGTTCGACTGCTCCGGGGTCTCCGATGGCGCCGCGTGCGCCGTCGTTGTCCCCGCCGAGCACGCGTTGCGTTACACCGATACGCCGATGTACGTGCAGGCGCTCTCGCTGGTTGCCGGCTCGGGATTGGGTGCCGCGGACCCGGATTACGACTACACCAGCTTCCCCGAAGTCGTGCGCTCGGCCCGCGATGCCTATCAACAGGCGGGTATCGACGATCCGCGCACCGCGTTCTCGCTGGCCGAGGTGCACGATTGTTTTACACCGACGGAGATCGTGCTGATGGAGGACCTCGGCTTCGCCGATCCCGGCCAGGCTTGGAAAGACGTCCTGGCAGGCGATTTCGATGCCGACGGGCGACTGCCGATCAACCCCGACGGCGGGCTGAAGTCGTTCGGGCACCCGGTGGGTGCCAGCGGACTGCGGATGCTGTACGAAGCCTGGCTGCAGTTTCGCGGCGAGGCCGGCCAGCGACAACTGTCCGATCCGCACACCGCGCTGACGCACAATCTGGGCGGGCGCCCGGGCACCTGTGTGTCCTTTGTGTCGGTGGTAAGCCGAGCACCTGGTCGCTAAATCTGGTTATTGCCCGGCGCACGGCACGAGGTGACTTCCCATCGGGTCTTGCGACACGTTTGTTCGTCGTGACGACGGCCCGTCGTGGTGGGCCATGATCTTCGTCCCACCGTGCGGGCAATGTTCGCGATG
This window encodes:
- a CDS encoding enoyl-CoA hydratase/isomerase family protein; translation: MSTSLETLSVASGSDGVCEISLARPKLLNRFDNQAQFELAGVLEDLAKDEGVRAVVLGSTGKAFSAGGDFDLMQAAHDDADARRETVDAGLRLVRSFIDLPQPIIAAVQGPAIGLGATVALMCDVVVAARNAKLADTHVKVGLVAGDGGCLVWPQAAGMLRARRHLLTGDALDAATAYQLGM
- a CDS encoding enoyl-CoA hydratase/isomerase family protein; this translates as MTVAETSLPVALDVADGVARLRLNRPEASNGMNVEFLKALHDAALTWHADPAVRVVLLTGEGRNFCAGGDIHTFESKGADLPDYLREATAWLQLATAALIQLRAPVVAAVQGFAAGGGGLGLVCASDIVIAAQSAKFFSGAVRVGMAPDGGSSVTLTQLVGLRQALRILLTNPTLSAAEALQIGLVTEVVDDAELFSRAEQVAADLAAMPGRALSATKRLVWSGVGASVEQRLAEEARTVCELSGTADALEGLRAVIERRKPNFTGQ
- the fabG gene encoding 3-oxoacyl-ACP reductase FabG, with amino-acid sequence MVESLLDQRVAVVTGAGQGIGREIAQSLAEHGARVVLADIDAELVDKAATEIGGIGVTCDITSEEQVHDLVGAAVGNFGRLDVFVNNAGITRDASLKKMTVSDFDAVMAVHLRGTWLGVREASAVMREQKSGSIINMSSLSGNPGQTNYSAAKAGIVGLAKAAAKEVAHHNVRVNAIQPGLIRTPMTAAMPPAVFAEREAAIPMKRAGEPAEVAGAVVFLASDLSRYVTGAVIEVGGGRNI
- a CDS encoding class I adenylate-forming enzyme family protein, which produces MTAKLSARLEWSYLEADASIALEDYTVGALLAARARTHGAVTALVGRAHGDGAEVRLTYRELFDEACRVATALARLTTPGDYVALWAPNMVEWPIIQYGAALAGVVLVALNPALRGPELAYALGHSRAKVLIHADRSRNYDTAAVVNEIDTRFLGARTISLSARGEWRSDEIDAAAIDRAPADPELPVMLQYTSGTTGRPKGVLLRHRSLVNVAKLTLETASIPAGAVTVNPLPMFHTAACVVGTLGPLWIGGTEVLVDRFGPTVLLDTMLREHATVLFFVPTMLAALVAAQRDSAQRAPHLSTCLGGASTVSAGLIQAAEQTFGATVVNVFGQTELSPVLTATRPDDTRVDQLRTVGRPLPQVDCKVVDPATGAVVAVGQPGEICARGYQQMIGYLRDPEATAAAVDADGFLHTGDLGVMDERGYLTHTGRLKDLIIRGGENIAPAEIEACLADHHMVAEVCAFGLPDDRLGEIVAVIVIARGSLPADAADQFCTHASQQLTPHKIPQRWFVTEELPKTPTGKVRKFALPDLIAQGAVRELFRKEPEQ
- a CDS encoding DUF732 domain-containing protein, with translation MKRRTSLVAATAAVWGVAGTLAPPVHAKPAPEVEYVYNVSVRRHYNFPNNDAIGYGYGICNKVTAGEGYPQLMGDVNNDVTPNDEFAANYLVSYAVDNLCPAQIPQLRNSAQGYRPPPGQEYFGSPGAE
- a CDS encoding enoyl-CoA hydratase/isomerase family protein, with the protein product MSSDSVIVENRGPVRIVTLNRPEKRNAVDIAVRLELGGAIEDAGQDDSVRAIVLTGAGSAFCSGGDITSMERMPPGRAMERTQLAQRVIRAIWNAGKPVVAAVEGSAFGAGVALAAACDRVVAARGARFATTFTNVGLAGDMGTFASLPSRVGVARARQMLMMPTPIDAPTALDLGLVDALVDPGTALAAALADAERLAAGPTRAYGVIKTMLAAGSALSPFELLDLEAEHQSQLFDSDDFAEGIAAFREKRRPQFGSAPP
- a CDS encoding alpha/beta fold hydrolase — its product is MAFVDADNGVRVHVQDLGDGPAVVLISGFGLDHELWDRQVRVLTERGFRVLCVDQRGHGLSDNPLGGYDIDRLAADLVITLQRLGVGTATLVGHSFGGQVAFRAAATAPELITELVLVGSNGVRASRSEDFPFGGPPEPLLAGMVADEHANRVGARYRTIASAFAHEPDPRTVDWLVRCSLRMPSWAAVACYRSLLTTDLLADIPRVEQPVLQVIGTNDPVHSAKGARWLQKQLKNAALVEIPDCGHYPMLEAPDVFESALVEFVSA
- a CDS encoding enoyl-CoA hydratase/isomerase family protein, producing the protein MTDLVDQPDEALPCAREIARRIADLAPMAVQGTKRALNHVTSLRGAEVVELAFELEEHTLTSDDLVEGIAAFKEGRAANFVGR